From Mytilus edulis chromosome 9, xbMytEdul2.2, whole genome shotgun sequence, the proteins below share one genomic window:
- the LOC139490439 gene encoding uncharacterized protein, with amino-acid sequence MAYSQTNTRSGIAVSKQVKVNIDLNSATAKVCIGVTIANKAREQRRQEIQPSSDAEVRNTHEPPTRANQRTSRFIWKELDPSTDPRNMDIMLKNIEEEKFGIPATD; translated from the coding sequence CATATTCACAAACAAATACTAGATCAGGCATTGCTGTATCTAAACAAGTAAAAGTCAATATTGATCTTAACAGTGCAACAGCAAAGGTCTGTATTGGTGTTACCATAGCAAATAAAGCAAGAGAACAAAGGAGACAAGAAATTCAACCATCCAGTGATGCAGAAGTGCGAAACACACATGAACCACCTACACGTGCTAACCAAAGAACGTCAAGATTTATATGGAAAGAATTAGATCCGTCGACTGATCCTAGAAACATGGATATCATGCTAAAGAATATTGAGGAAGAAAAGTTTGGAATACCAGCAACTGATTAA